Proteins from a single region of Juglans microcarpa x Juglans regia isolate MS1-56 chromosome 5S, Jm3101_v1.0, whole genome shotgun sequence:
- the LOC121266792 gene encoding serine carboxypeptidase-like 31, translating into MDFVSKVTVLNTLLALIVLLSAEPVVSLKHRKWGRGKKLASGGNGDLVTDLPGQPAVGFRHYAGYVTVNETNGRALFYWFYESTTEADGKPLVLWLNGGPGCSSVGYGATQEIGPFIVDSNGLKYNNYSWNAKANMLFLESPIGVGFSYSNTTSDYSNLGDDFTANDTYVFLHKWFLKFPSYRKRTFYIAGESYAGKYVPELAELIMINDKKVDPSLRINLTGILLGNPETSDAEDWRGLVDYAWSHAVISDETHKLIRESCDFHSNDTWSNISCSNGVDEVLKQYKEIDIYSLYTSVCTGNNISAGNSDDKSMQVMMKRTSMMMPRIMGGYDPCLDDYAKKFYNRPDVQKALHVSDGRQLKNWSICNMKIFEEWSYSKPSVLPIYKNLITAGLRIWVYSGDTDGRVPVLSTRYSLSSLGLPITKAWRPWYHLKEVSGWFQEYEGLTFATFRGAGHAVPCFKPSNSLAFFSAFLLGDAPPSER; encoded by the exons ATGGATTTTGTATCAAAGGTGACAGTTCTGAACACTCTACTGGCTCTTATTGTTCTTCTCTCTGCAGAACCTGTTGTGTCTCTTAAACATCGTAAATGGGGTCGAGGGAAGAAGTTGGCCTCAGGAGGAAATGGGGATCTTGTGACTGACTTGCCTGGCCAGCCTGCTGTGGGCTTCAGGCACTATGCTGGGTATGTCACCGTAAATGAAACAAATGGAAGGGCACTCTTTTACTGGTTTTATGAGTCCACAACTGAGGCTGATGGAAAACCATTGGTGCTTTGGCTTAATGGAG GTCCTGGGTGCTCTTCTGTGGGATATGGAGCAACACAAGAAATTGGTCCTTTTATAGTGGACAGCAATGGACTTAAATATAATAACTACTCTTGGAATGCAA AAGCCAACATGTTATTCCTCGAATCTCCAATTGGTGTCGGCTTTTCATACTCAAATACAACCAGCGATTATAGTAATCTGGGTGATGATTTTACTG CAAACGATACTTATGTTTTCCTACACAAATGGTTCCTCAAGTTCCCATCGTATAGAAAGCGAACCTTTTACATTGCAGGGGAAAGCTATGCAG GAAAATATGTTCCAGAGCTGGCTGAGCTGATCATGATCAATGACAAGAAGGTGGATCCTTCCCTTCGAATTAATCTCACGGGTATTTTG TTGGGGAATCCTGAAACATCTGATGCTGAGGACTGGAGAGGACTAGTGGATTATGCTTGGAGCCATGCTGTGATATCAGATGAAACCCATAAATTAATCAGAGAAAGCTGTGATTTCCACAGCAATGACACATGGAGCAACATTAGTTGTAGTAATGGCGTTGATGAAGTACTCAAACAGTACAAGGAGATTGATATCTATAGCCTCTACACCTCAGTCTGCACTGGCAATAATATTTCTGCTGGTAATTCAGATGACAAATCAATGCAAGTCATGATGAAGCGCACATCCATGATG ATGCCAAGAATAATGGGTGGTTATGACCCTTGCCTTGATGACTATGCAAAAAAATTCTACAACAGACCAGATGTTCAGAAGGCTTTACATGTTAGCGATGGTCGTCAGCTCAAGAACTGGAGCATCTGCAA TATGAAGATATTTGAGGAGTGGTCATATTCAAAGCCATCTGTTCTCCCTATATACAAGAATCTTATTACAGCAGGGCTTAGAATCTGGGTCTACAG TGGAGACACGGATGGAAGAGTTCCTGTACTGTCGACAAGATACAGCTTAAGTTCCCTGGGACTGCCGATCACTAAGGCATGGAGGCCCTGGTACCACCTAAAGGAG GTCAGTGGTTGGTTTCAAGAATACGAGGGACTTACGTTTGCTACATTTAGAGGGGCAGGCCATGCAGTGCCTTGCTTCAAACCAAGCAACTCACTGGCATTCTTCTCAGCTTTTCTCCTTGGGGATGCTCCACCTTCTGAACGCTAA